In one Rhopalosiphum padi isolate XX-2018 chromosome 3, ASM2088224v1, whole genome shotgun sequence genomic region, the following are encoded:
- the LOC132926962 gene encoding uncharacterized protein LOC132926962 gives MNQTLSRLAFVGRAFANNCGRRNAFAQIWPKFSSSSAFPSHVNNENHNAHSVMVKDPGYHATVVNPDASALNWPTAITAQQYHSLISQDFSAKTADDVHKAFTAISSYAAGKDYLLTDTVYNGLRDRLIDVLPQMTDQQLLSIFTLIPLWDTKEAKDPVYYRLWSEFDRQCIERHRRWTLNKLLLFMDHWYLMRLSRLSNFVWMGVRKLARKPSRLTPKQLVQMMFYANTSRKFLPTLPMYDIEQEICSYYNDFNIKELGIVSLGFFKTQTPIRNQELVKNLYNSVIKEIANINSVELAAFLKLFRYCSKHQNADNMYRLMDALIDKVDEVQLVCCVHMALLGTNLLIKHEDLLKKISQRIVDEISLARIKDLERVTLALTMLNFNPQTTPCIFKMIVKELQSDTRNVEFEKHTRCYIYTLSYLAVNNFYPEDCISKALKIETLHKCYGKRLSRFNIPRDIVSLNNGVLTECPDYSGSLLPDTLKESCNEHLAWHIPTSTTMAKLTANDKNFIKLYEELLSLFKNESYLHVCYPLPHHPKPDILFCIDTNGKPVPIPETMKNRIAFNDFKKPLELGKWFAVMTLVRNSVLYYSNEYNGLTLCKIRQLKKLGYEPILFTVKELGTDNNFETLVAEKFKSHGLTFN, from the exons ATGAATCAGACACTGAGCCGTCTGGCTTTCGTTGGGCGGGCGTTCGCGAACAATTGCGGACGTCGGAATGCATTCGCTCAAATCTGGCCAAAGTTTTCATCTTCTTCAGCATTTCCCTCGCATGTGAACAACGAAAATCACAATGCTCACAGCGTAATGGTCAAAGATCCTGGGTATCACGCCACAGTTGTCAATCCAGACGCGTCCGCTCTTAACTGGCCAACAGCGATTACCGCTCAGCAGTACCATTCGCTCATCAGCCAGGACTTCAGTGCTAAGACGGCAGACGATGTGCACAAAGCCTTTACAGCAATCAGCTCGTACGCTGCCGGCAAAGACTACCTACTGACTGATACGGTGTACAATGGTCTCCGTGACCGCCTGATTGATGTCCTGCCACAGATGACTGACCAACAGCTGCTGTCCATATTTACACTCATACCATTGTGGGACACCAAAGAGGCCAAGGATCCTGTCTACTACCGTCTGTGGTCTGAGTTTGACCGACAGTGTATTGAAAGGCATAGGCGCTGGACTCTTAACAAGCTTTTACTGTTCATGGACCACTGGTACTTGATGAGACTGTCTAGACTGAGCAACTTTGTTTGGATGGGCGTCAGGAAACTAGCACGTAAGCCATCAAG gtTGACTCCCAAGCAATTAGTTCAGATGATGTTTTATGCTAACACAAGTAGAAAGTTTTTGCCAACATTACCAATGTATGATATTGAACAAGAAATATGTTCTTATTACAacgactttaatattaaagaattggGCATAGTATCTTTAGGATTTTTTAAAACTCAAACACCTATACGTAATCAGGAGCTTGTAAAAAATCTATACAACTCTGTAATCAAAGAAATTGCAAACATTAATAGTGTAGAATTGGCTGCATTTTTAAAG ctatTTAGATATTGCTCAAAGCACCAGAATGCCGATAATATGTACAGATTAATGGATGCTTTAATAGATAAAGTTGATGAAGTACAATTAGTATGCTGTGTTCATATGGCTCTATTGGGTACCAATTTGTTGATTAAACATGAAgaccttttaaaaaaaatttcgcaGCGTATAGTAGATGAAATATCTCTGGCAAGGATTaag gatttagaAAGAGTAACTTTGGCTTTAACTATGTTGAATTTTAATCCACAAACAACACCATGCATATTTAAGATGATTGTTAAGGAACTTCAGAGTGATACAAGAAATGTTGAATTTGAAAAACACACTAgatgttatatttatactttgtcATACTTAGCTGTGAACAATTTTTACCCCGAAGATTGTATTTCAAAagctttaaaaattgaaacactTCATAAATGTTATG GAAAAAGATTATCCAGATTTAATATACCACGTGATATTGTAAGTTTAAACAATGGTGTGCTTACAGAATGTCCTGACTATTCTGGCTCATTATTACCAGATACATTAAAAGAATCTTGCAATGaa CATTTAGCCTGGCATATACCTACTTCAACTACTATGGCTAAATTAACTGCAAATGACAAAAACTTTATTAAACTTTACGAGGAACTTCTAAGCCTATTCAAAAATGAGTCATATTTACACGTGTGTTACCCTCTTCCTCATCATCCAAAACCAG atatattattttgcattgaTACTAATGGTAAACCAGTACCTATTCCCGAAACAATGAAAAATAGGATAGCATTCAATGATTTTAAGAAACCACTAGAATTAGGAAAATGGTTTGCTGTAATGACTCTTGTAAGAAATTCAGTGCTCTATTATAGTAATGAATATAATGGTTTAACATTGTGTAAAATCAGACAACTTAAGAAACTTGGTTATGAACCAATTTTG ttTACTGTTAAAGAGTTGGGAACTGATAATAACTTTGAAACATTAGTAGCAGAAAAATTTAAGAGCCATggattaacttttaattaa